The following coding sequences lie in one Pontibacter sp. G13 genomic window:
- a CDS encoding ArsA family ATPase produces the protein MRILLFTGKGGVGKTTTAAATAVKAAQMGYRTLIMSTDPAHSLSDALDLELKPEPIQIAENLWGQEFDVYYSIKKYWGNMRELMRTIFKWQGLDNIVAEELSVLPGMEEASAFLWIEKFYSDKLYDLIVIDSAPTGETLTLLSLPQVTQSWLTKAFPGQRFAIRTMGAVVRKTMDIPLDKGYAELERLFAKLESIQKILVNPDITSIRLVMNPERMVIQEGKRAYTYLQLYGYNVDAVVVNRILPEKGGGPLFQQYLADQVDHLAEIEESFQPLPIFKVPHQGQEVFGMELLDKIGDTIYQEEDPTTIFHLENPFSVEEVAGRYKIRIKLPFSTEEQIEVAKYGDELILDIGNRRKSIFLPKFANFLQMSGTEFEEPWLTVWLNKR, from the coding sequence ATGCGAATCTTGTTGTTTACAGGAAAAGGAGGAGTAGGCAAAACCACGACTGCCGCAGCCACTGCCGTAAAGGCGGCCCAAATGGGGTATCGGACGCTCATCATGTCCACCGACCCTGCACACAGCCTCTCCGATGCCCTAGATCTCGAACTCAAGCCGGAGCCTATCCAAATTGCAGAGAATCTGTGGGGACAGGAATTTGACGTGTACTACTCTATCAAGAAGTATTGGGGAAATATGCGCGAACTCATGCGCACGATCTTCAAATGGCAGGGATTGGACAATATCGTTGCGGAGGAACTGTCAGTCCTCCCTGGGATGGAGGAAGCATCCGCCTTCCTTTGGATCGAAAAATTCTACTCGGACAAGCTTTACGATCTCATCGTCATTGATTCTGCTCCGACGGGTGAAACGCTCACCTTGCTGAGTCTTCCACAAGTGACCCAATCATGGCTCACAAAGGCTTTTCCCGGCCAGAGATTCGCGATCCGAACGATGGGGGCCGTCGTCCGCAAAACGATGGATATTCCGCTTGACAAGGGATACGCTGAACTTGAGCGGCTATTTGCCAAGCTCGAAAGCATTCAGAAGATTCTGGTCAATCCAGATATCACCTCCATCCGTCTTGTGATGAATCCAGAGCGAATGGTCATCCAAGAAGGAAAAAGGGCCTACACGTATCTCCAGCTTTATGGCTACAATGTAGATGCTGTAGTGGTGAATCGAATTTTGCCAGAAAAAGGAGGGGGACCGCTTTTTCAGCAATATCTGGCGGACCAAGTAGATCACCTAGCGGAGATCGAGGAAAGCTTCCAACCCTTACCCATTTTCAAGGTGCCCCATCAAGGTCAGGAGGTTTTCGGCATGGAATTGCTCGACAAGATTGGCGACACTATCTATCAGGAAGAAGATCCCACTACGATTTTTCATTTGGAGAACCCCTTTTCCGTGGAAGAAGTGGCAGGGCGTTACAAGATCCGCATCAAACTTCCTTTTTCCACAGAGGAACAAATTGAAGTCGCCAAATATGGAGATGAGTTGATTCTGGATATCGGCAACCGTAGAAAAAGTATTTTCCTACCCAAATTTGCCAATTTCCTCCAGATGAGCGGAACAGAGTTCGAGGAGCCTTGGCTGACAGTCTGGCTCAACAAGCGTTAA
- a CDS encoding DUF6702 family protein has product MRVFRISSVLLVAFLLLTAAVRHPFHVGITEIDYNAQTQGLEVAVKLFTDDLEDALEARGEVSLKMGSSEEAGETDEMLAKYLIEHLKIEVNGQLMALTYLGKEYEEDAVWAYLEVLQVMPPKHVQVTNTTLMELFDDQKHIVHVRVAGDRESVILDGKKRSGELEF; this is encoded by the coding sequence ATGCGTGTATTCCGAATATCTTCAGTACTTCTCGTCGCTTTTCTCTTGCTTACCGCGGCGGTCCGCCATCCCTTCCATGTGGGGATCACGGAAATCGACTACAATGCACAGACCCAAGGATTGGAAGTGGCTGTGAAGCTATTTACTGATGACCTAGAAGATGCACTAGAGGCTAGGGGAGAAGTTTCCCTGAAAATGGGTTCCTCTGAAGAAGCTGGAGAAACGGACGAAATGCTCGCTAAGTACCTGATCGAGCATCTCAAGATCGAGGTGAATGGCCAGCTTATGGCATTGACTTACTTGGGGAAAGAATACGAAGAGGATGCTGTGTGGGCCTATTTGGAAGTACTGCAAGTGATGCCTCCCAAACATGTGCAAGTGACCAATACGACCCTGATGGAGCTATTTGACGATCAAAAGCACATCGTTCATGTGCGTGTCGCTGGAGATCGTGAGAGCGTGATTCTCGACGGAAAAAAGAGATCTGGAGAACTGGAATTCTAG
- the fabD gene encoding ACP S-malonyltransferase, with protein sequence MKALVFPGQGAQFSGMGKELFESSAQAQELFAQANEILGFDIQSTMFEGSEEDLKRTSVTQPAVFIHAYVAAVVHGVLDAADVTAGHSLGEFTALAASGALSFEDGLKLVSIRANAMQKACDIEPSTMAAILGMEDAAVEAICQQASEGGEIVVPANYNTVGQLVISGSKAGIAKAIELAQEQGARRALELSVNGAFHSQFMEPARVELAAGIEQAAFSNARIPVYQNVDAQPHTDAAEIKENLLKQLTAPVRWTQTVQNMVANGVTEFVEAGPGKVLSGLIKKVDRKLPVSQVN encoded by the coding sequence ATGAAGGCGCTAGTATTCCCCGGTCAAGGGGCCCAGTTCTCCGGAATGGGCAAGGAATTGTTCGAATCCTCCGCTCAGGCGCAGGAATTGTTCGCCCAAGCCAACGAGATTTTGGGATTCGATATCCAGTCCACCATGTTTGAAGGCTCCGAAGAGGACCTCAAACGGACTTCCGTTACACAACCTGCAGTATTTATCCATGCCTATGTCGCAGCAGTGGTTCATGGTGTCTTGGATGCTGCAGATGTTACAGCAGGACACTCACTCGGTGAGTTCACAGCGTTGGCAGCTTCAGGTGCTCTTTCTTTCGAAGACGGCCTCAAGCTCGTTTCCATCCGTGCCAATGCCATGCAAAAAGCATGCGACATCGAGCCATCTACCATGGCAGCCATTCTCGGAATGGAAGATGCCGCTGTAGAGGCCATTTGCCAGCAAGCTTCCGAGGGCGGAGAGATTGTCGTTCCTGCCAATTACAATACCGTAGGCCAGTTGGTGATTTCCGGTTCCAAAGCTGGAATTGCCAAAGCCATCGAATTGGCACAAGAGCAAGGAGCTCGTCGTGCTTTGGAATTGTCCGTAAATGGTGCATTCCACTCTCAATTCATGGAACCCGCTCGCGTAGAACTCGCTGCGGGGATTGAGCAAGCGGCCTTTTCCAATGCCCGTATCCCTGTATACCAGAATGTAGATGCTCAACCTCATACCGATGCCGCAGAGATCAAGGAGAATCTCCTCAAGCAGCTCACAGCTCCGGTAAGATGGACCCAGACGGTTCAGAATATGGTTGCCAATGGCGTTACTGAATTCGTAGAAGCAGGTCCGGGCAAAGTCCTCAGCGGCCTGATCAAGAAGGTAGATCGCAAATTGCCTGTTTCTCAGGTAAACTAA
- a CDS encoding SDR family oxidoreductase, producing the protein MKISLKDKVILVTGGSRGIGAAIVKTLAASDGTVAIHYHQSAGEAERLAKACKNRSKTFAADLKSPEECRDLVHQVIDHYGRLDVLVNNAGIALPVNPQDSDDAWLSTWLMTLQVNLVAAAMLTRHAIQHFKQQGNGRLIHITSRAAFRGDTPEYMAYAASKGGLVAYSRSIARGYGKDGIKSFVVAPGFTKTDMADQFVEKYGERLLLDDIALNSMTEPEDIAPTVLFLASGHMDHATGCTIDINAGSYVR; encoded by the coding sequence ATGAAAATTAGCCTCAAAGACAAAGTCATTCTGGTTACCGGTGGTAGCCGTGGAATCGGTGCAGCAATCGTGAAAACCCTAGCTGCCTCAGATGGCACTGTGGCCATTCATTATCATCAATCTGCCGGAGAGGCCGAAAGGTTGGCCAAGGCTTGTAAAAACCGTTCCAAGACCTTCGCGGCAGACTTGAAGTCCCCAGAAGAATGCCGGGACCTCGTCCATCAAGTCATTGATCACTATGGGAGATTGGATGTACTGGTCAACAATGCCGGCATTGCACTTCCCGTCAATCCGCAGGACTCGGATGATGCATGGCTCTCGACTTGGCTCATGACCCTTCAAGTCAACTTGGTGGCGGCTGCCATGCTCACTCGGCACGCGATACAGCACTTCAAGCAGCAAGGGAATGGACGTTTGATCCATATCACTTCTAGAGCGGCATTTCGGGGAGACACCCCCGAATACATGGCCTATGCAGCGTCAAAAGGGGGGCTTGTTGCCTATTCGAGGTCTATTGCCCGTGGGTATGGCAAAGATGGGATCAAGAGTTTTGTGGTAGCTCCGGGATTTACCAAAACGGATATGGCCGATCAGTTTGTGGAAAAATATGGCGAGCGGCTTCTGTTGGACGATATCGCGTTGAATTCCATGACAGAACCCGAAGACATCGCCCCTACCGTGCTATTCCTTGCGAGCGGGCACATGGATCATGCCACAGGATGCACCATCGACATTAATGCAGGAAGCTATGTCCGATGA
- a CDS encoding adenylate/guanylate cyclase domain-containing protein: MNLSANAYKMLILGLMLVGISAGLKAQVVRQEGPFEGVVDSLGTLDIHEVAQVPSAELGSIEGYPTAYDPTLVYWLRVEAPSADSINKWFLQGYTVGLADFYVRFPGQEEWTILSSGTYSDPDTRIWNRSHFTAVPIQIPIDGPTPEVWVRISEIDHNPIHFRFYWHDAQVWGLTDHDPHAGIYMAFLGMCLMMGLYNIVVFFMTRFWAFFHYALYLLCVFLFVLFAVGPMRQVPFGEVRLLLPWGYLGFGCINICYFLFARSLIDMKRTMPFWNQILMGYVWLKLTVIAATQMLIYWDFDLNTALNIEFAMLVVDVCVLMVLYVVWFRQGFIARVMVMGSALVTFVGLSLAAIGHIYAIPNSLIFFLSAIIVEIILFSLVLGYRMKKEEEERLAAERKQRIYQETLNQELSKVNSVFGRFVPHEFLKSLGKDSVLDVKLGDGVEKVVTVMFVDIRSYTTLAEQMTPRENFNFLNAYLGRVGPAIKAQGGFVNQYYGDGIMALFLDAPEASLKAARDMFQILDAYNAARKEKGRIPISIGIGIHTGPLLMGVIGDTLRMEAGVVSDTVNTAARMEGLTKHYHARIVLSENTFRGLSDPDTFGLRVLAKVRVKGRSNPLEIYECLDAWPDHPRIMRLASKAQFQEALQHYWSGRFSESTRLFDQLVEQDPSDPLLEQYRISSLNMLAEGAPVDWDGVTQMQAK, encoded by the coding sequence ATGAATCTTTCTGCGAATGCATACAAAATGCTGATCCTGGGTTTGATGCTTGTAGGAATCAGCGCAGGTTTGAAGGCTCAAGTGGTGCGGCAGGAAGGCCCTTTTGAGGGCGTGGTAGATTCTTTGGGAACCTTGGATATCCATGAGGTAGCTCAAGTCCCTTCAGCCGAATTGGGCAGTATCGAAGGCTATCCGACGGCCTACGACCCTACGCTGGTATATTGGTTGCGTGTGGAGGCCCCAAGTGCCGATTCCATCAATAAGTGGTTTTTGCAGGGATACACGGTGGGGTTAGCAGATTTCTATGTGAGGTTTCCGGGGCAAGAGGAATGGACGATACTGAGTTCTGGTACCTATTCAGACCCGGATACACGAATTTGGAACCGGAGTCATTTTACCGCAGTTCCTATTCAAATCCCCATTGATGGACCAACTCCTGAAGTCTGGGTTCGCATCTCTGAAATAGATCACAACCCGATTCATTTTCGATTCTATTGGCACGATGCTCAAGTATGGGGACTGACGGATCACGATCCCCATGCAGGAATTTATATGGCGTTTCTGGGGATGTGCCTGATGATGGGCCTTTACAATATCGTCGTATTCTTCATGACGCGATTCTGGGCGTTTTTTCACTATGCCCTTTATCTGCTTTGCGTCTTTCTGTTCGTGCTGTTTGCCGTAGGGCCCATGCGCCAAGTGCCTTTCGGAGAGGTGAGACTCTTGCTCCCTTGGGGATATCTGGGATTTGGCTGCATCAACATCTGTTACTTCCTGTTTGCGAGATCCCTGATCGACATGAAGCGCACCATGCCGTTTTGGAACCAGATCTTGATGGGGTATGTCTGGCTGAAATTGACTGTGATTGCCGCCACTCAAATGCTCATTTACTGGGATTTTGATTTGAATACCGCGCTGAATATTGAATTCGCCATGCTCGTAGTGGATGTCTGTGTGTTGATGGTTCTGTATGTGGTGTGGTTTCGGCAGGGATTCATCGCACGAGTTATGGTGATGGGGTCGGCATTGGTGACGTTTGTGGGACTAAGTCTGGCTGCGATCGGGCATATTTATGCCATTCCTAACTCACTCATCTTCTTCCTATCGGCGATTATCGTGGAAATCATCCTGTTTTCCTTGGTTCTAGGCTATCGGATGAAAAAGGAAGAGGAAGAACGTCTAGCGGCTGAGCGGAAGCAACGGATCTACCAGGAGACGCTCAATCAAGAACTTTCCAAAGTCAATAGCGTCTTTGGGCGCTTTGTTCCGCATGAATTCCTCAAATCTCTAGGGAAGGATTCCGTCCTCGATGTGAAATTGGGGGATGGGGTAGAGAAGGTGGTCACCGTCATGTTCGTGGATATCAGGTCTTACACCACGCTTGCGGAACAGATGACACCCAGGGAGAATTTCAATTTCCTCAATGCCTATTTGGGGAGAGTCGGCCCAGCGATCAAGGCCCAAGGCGGATTCGTGAATCAATATTACGGAGATGGGATCATGGCATTGTTTCTGGACGCTCCAGAGGCTTCTCTCAAGGCTGCACGTGATATGTTCCAAATTTTGGATGCCTACAACGCCGCTCGGAAGGAAAAGGGAAGGATTCCCATATCCATTGGCATAGGCATACACACGGGGCCGCTCCTCATGGGAGTGATCGGTGATACCCTGCGCATGGAGGCTGGAGTGGTTTCAGATACCGTGAATACAGCGGCGCGCATGGAAGGATTGACCAAGCATTATCATGCCAGAATCGTGTTGTCGGAGAATACTTTTCGAGGCTTGTCTGATCCGGACACGTTTGGATTAAGGGTGCTCGCCAAAGTCAGGGTCAAGGGCCGTTCCAATCCGCTCGAAATATACGAGTGCCTGGATGCATGGCCAGATCACCCAAGAATCATGCGTTTGGCTTCAAAAGCCCAATTCCAAGAAGCGCTCCAACACTATTGGTCGGGAAGGTTTTCCGAGTCCACCCGATTATTTGATCAGCTTGTGGAGCAAGATCCATCAGATCCTTTGCTGGAGCAGTATCGAATTTCTTCGCTCAATATGCTCGCTGAGGGTGCCCCTGTAGATTGGGACGGAGTCACCCAGATGCAGGCCAAATAA
- a CDS encoding N-acetyltransferase family protein yields the protein MISIRLAHREDVSEMLAIYRPIVLETHISFEYEVPSERDFAERVDRTLEKYPWLVLKDGNNLMGYAYASALRGRIAYQWTVETSVYVHPGYRKKGVAVCLYESLLACLREMGYLRAFAIVCLPNDPSVEFHRRMEFRQSGTFPNVGYKFGQWWDTTLWERWIQPPDSTPGPLKHWSEIPEHLLNAALEAGLTYLKN from the coding sequence ATGATTTCAATTAGATTAGCTCATAGGGAGGATGTTTCCGAAATGCTGGCGATTTATCGTCCAATCGTGTTGGAAACACACATTTCTTTTGAATATGAAGTACCATCTGAACGGGATTTTGCCGAGCGGGTGGATCGCACCTTGGAGAAATATCCGTGGCTGGTGTTGAAGGACGGGAACAATCTGATGGGATACGCTTATGCCAGTGCATTGAGGGGGAGAATTGCCTATCAATGGACGGTTGAGACCTCTGTGTATGTCCATCCAGGCTATCGGAAGAAAGGCGTTGCGGTTTGCCTGTACGAATCGTTGTTGGCTTGTCTGAGGGAAATGGGGTATTTGCGGGCCTTTGCCATTGTCTGCCTGCCAAATGACCCAAGTGTGGAATTTCACCGTCGAATGGAATTCAGGCAGTCAGGGACCTTCCCCAATGTAGGCTACAAATTTGGTCAATGGTGGGACACGACCCTATGGGAAAGATGGATTCAACCTCCTGATTCCACCCCCGGTCCTTTGAAGCATTGGTCTGAAATTCCGGAACATTTGCTGAATGCAGCATTGGAAGCAGGCTTGACTTACCTCAAAAATTGA
- a CDS encoding M48 family metallopeptidase produces MKNLINYSLIALMAGLFACSKVPITGRTQLNLVSSTEMAKMSAESYKAVLDSSALSTNAQQVALVRKVGNKISKAVESYMRDHGMEDQVSAFQWEFNLIESEQVNAWAMPGGKVAFYTGILPICKDEEGVAVVMSHEVAHVIARHGNERMSQALITQLGAATLSESMKEKPETTQAIWMGVFGAGAQLGVMLPFSRKHESEADEMGLHFMAIAGYDPNESVGFWERMQAAAGGGAPPEVLSTHPSSATRIENLKRLAPGIKAQYAQ; encoded by the coding sequence ATGAAGAATCTGATCAATTATTCCTTGATTGCCTTGATGGCAGGATTGTTTGCCTGCTCCAAGGTGCCCATTACCGGAAGGACTCAGCTAAATCTCGTGTCTTCGACCGAAATGGCCAAGATGAGTGCCGAAAGCTACAAGGCAGTATTGGACTCAAGTGCGCTTTCCACGAATGCCCAACAAGTAGCGTTGGTGCGCAAGGTTGGAAACAAGATCTCCAAAGCCGTGGAATCCTATATGCGAGATCATGGCATGGAAGATCAAGTGTCGGCCTTCCAATGGGAGTTCAACCTGATTGAAAGTGAACAGGTGAACGCTTGGGCCATGCCCGGTGGCAAAGTGGCCTTTTACACAGGGATCCTGCCTATCTGCAAGGATGAAGAAGGGGTTGCAGTGGTCATGTCCCATGAGGTAGCCCATGTGATCGCCCGTCATGGAAATGAGCGAATGTCTCAGGCATTGATCACCCAATTAGGGGCAGCTACCTTGTCTGAGTCCATGAAGGAGAAGCCAGAAACTACCCAAGCCATCTGGATGGGTGTATTTGGCGCTGGCGCCCAGTTGGGAGTGATGTTGCCTTTTTCCCGAAAGCACGAATCAGAAGCAGATGAAATGGGGCTTCACTTCATGGCCATTGCTGGCTATGATCCCAATGAATCTGTCGGATTCTGGGAGCGTATGCAGGCGGCTGCAGGCGGTGGCGCTCCACCAGAAGTGCTTTCCACCCACCCTTCTTCTGCTACCCGTATCGAAAACTTGAAGCGCTTGGCTCCTGGCATCAAGGCCCAATACGCTCAGTAA
- a CDS encoding DUF2911 domain-containing protein, with amino-acid sequence MKSLISTSFMLLFVWAISLTGVSAQTEFPKLDKSPADLAFLVVDKQPMAKVVYSRPAKNGRTIFGELVPFGDVWRTGANEATEITFMSDAKFGGKDVKAGSYSLFTIPGKDSWTIILSNQTNVWGAYNYDESKDALRVEVPVAKTDMTVENFSIMFTDRAKKSNLVLAWDDTMVKIPVEVM; translated from the coding sequence ATGAAAAGCCTCATCTCCACCAGCTTTATGCTCCTGTTCGTGTGGGCGATCAGCCTGACAGGGGTTTCCGCACAGACGGAATTTCCTAAACTGGACAAGTCTCCAGCCGACCTTGCATTCTTGGTTGTAGACAAGCAGCCCATGGCCAAGGTAGTTTACAGCCGTCCAGCCAAAAACGGTCGTACCATCTTCGGAGAGTTGGTGCCTTTTGGTGATGTATGGAGAACGGGTGCCAACGAAGCCACGGAGATCACCTTCATGAGCGACGCCAAATTCGGCGGAAAGGATGTCAAGGCTGGATCCTATAGCTTGTTCACCATTCCCGGCAAAGACTCTTGGACCATCATCTTGAGCAACCAGACCAATGTATGGGGTGCCTACAACTATGACGAGTCCAAGGATGCCCTTCGTGTGGAGGTGCCAGTGGCCAAAACGGATATGACCGTGGAGAATTTCTCCATCATGTTCACCGACCGTGCCAAGAAATCCAACTTGGTCCTCGCATGGGATGATACCATGGTGAAAATTCCTGTGGAGGTGATGTAA
- a CDS encoding DUF6909 family protein, protein MEIDELQLTRARESRAAIERLYIEMRHVFNSGLYRQLGQPGEVLTQALHTLSPEIYGSMGNPDKVELDGLVYVIDRLPKGIEQCRYIKLTSEEGYASSSFERIVPAARRRNCYRIDDEHMFIEVTRGRSEIYDILTHLTFLYIEADKIMSHALTEEGTQRVEWTWLESIVQGNVEITEKNREIAFTFLSTLLGRSFAKTKEAWHRMNRETNSGLFKVVYYLGKLAMNEAFSEQEREITFSPTLRDRIGHHIYGERWASNIKQTLAEFNLLDRPLHIISSNVHSVLNSIYAPAALHRQVPKKSKILDIVLKMAESEHPEWRSSVKEYAFEHGFHELHDRSGTNITVQIIDTAKLDLKTLSNELKVDAQKLEKDPPVILVMDYAFGEQAYETMDELLKPIPSPQGDKFVRVASISIMGKAGILEGGKGDIMIPDAHVFEGTADNYPFDNDLTEADFSDIDVKVLGGAMITVLGTSLQNRDVLAYFKNSSWRAIGLEMEGAHYQKAIQAASKIRKSIERDVVLRYAYYASDNPLETGSTLASGSLGQIGIKPTYTITRKILEKILS, encoded by the coding sequence ATGGAAATAGATGAACTCCAACTGACTCGCGCTAGAGAATCCCGCGCCGCCATTGAGCGCCTGTATATCGAAATGCGGCATGTGTTTAACAGTGGCCTGTACCGACAACTCGGACAACCCGGAGAAGTTCTCACCCAGGCACTTCATACCCTCAGCCCAGAAATCTATGGGTCTATGGGCAATCCAGACAAAGTAGAACTGGACGGACTCGTCTATGTCATCGACCGCCTTCCCAAAGGCATCGAGCAATGTCGGTATATCAAACTCACCTCTGAGGAGGGATATGCTAGTTCCAGCTTCGAACGGATCGTCCCGGCCGCACGTCGACGCAATTGCTACCGCATCGATGATGAACACATGTTTATAGAGGTTACCCGAGGCAGGAGCGAGATCTATGACATCCTCACCCACCTCACCTTCCTCTACATCGAGGCAGACAAGATCATGAGCCACGCGTTGACCGAGGAGGGCACACAGCGGGTGGAATGGACCTGGCTGGAGTCGATCGTGCAGGGCAATGTCGAAATCACCGAGAAGAACCGGGAAATTGCCTTTACTTTCCTCTCCACCCTATTGGGACGGAGTTTCGCCAAAACCAAGGAAGCTTGGCATCGCATGAATCGCGAGACCAATAGCGGACTTTTCAAGGTGGTTTACTATCTCGGCAAACTGGCCATGAACGAGGCTTTCTCGGAGCAGGAACGAGAAATCACCTTTTCCCCTACCCTACGCGATCGCATTGGCCATCACATCTACGGGGAGCGATGGGCCAGTAATATCAAGCAGACATTGGCGGAATTCAACCTCCTCGATCGGCCCCTTCACATCATTTCCTCCAATGTCCACTCGGTCCTCAATTCCATCTATGCCCCAGCAGCACTGCATAGACAGGTTCCCAAAAAGAGTAAAATCTTGGATATCGTCCTCAAAATGGCCGAATCCGAACATCCAGAGTGGCGATCGTCTGTCAAGGAATATGCGTTTGAGCATGGCTTCCACGAACTGCACGACCGCAGCGGAACCAATATCACCGTCCAGATCATCGACACCGCCAAGCTGGATCTCAAGACCCTGTCCAACGAACTCAAGGTAGACGCCCAAAAGCTGGAAAAAGATCCCCCAGTCATCCTCGTCATGGACTACGCCTTTGGCGAACAGGCGTACGAGACCATGGACGAGCTTCTCAAGCCCATCCCTAGCCCACAAGGAGACAAATTTGTCCGAGTGGCCTCTATTTCCATCATGGGCAAAGCGGGCATCCTAGAAGGCGGAAAGGGCGACATCATGATCCCAGACGCCCATGTATTCGAGGGAACTGCCGACAATTACCCGTTTGACAATGACCTGACAGAGGCGGATTTCTCCGACATCGACGTGAAGGTACTGGGAGGGGCGATGATCACCGTCCTCGGGACTTCCCTCCAGAATCGCGACGTATTGGCCTACTTCAAAAATTCCTCGTGGAGAGCGATCGGACTTGAAATGGAAGGCGCGCATTACCAGAAGGCGATTCAGGCGGCCTCCAAAATCCGAAAGAGCATCGAGCGGGATGTCGTACTCAGATATGCCTACTATGCCTCGGACAATCCCCTTGAGACAGGCAGCACCTTGGCATCGGGTTCGCTTGGGCAGATCGGGATCAAACCCACCTACACCATTACCCGGAAGATCTTGGAGAAGATCCTGAGCTAG
- a CDS encoding acyl-CoA dehydrogenase family protein, producing MDSYYFSEEHQMFRTSLRAFLDREVKPFIDEWEEQQQIPKDLWPKFAEMGYLGLNYPEKYGGLDLDFFFSVIFVEEISRCFSGGFAVNLMVQQYMASPYIFHHGSEALKQKYLTRAIAGQAVSSIAISEPGAGSDVANIQTRAIRQGDHYVVNGSKTFITNGVYGDFLVTVVKTDPDAGVAGISLLVIDREAEGVSATKLKKLGWHASDTAELAFDNVRVPVENLLGEAGKGFYYLMGGLQLERLIGAIAGVAGAQHALEYALQYMSERHAFGRPINKFQVLRHRVADLSTEIESAKAFVYQCSRMHNDGHYAVKECSMAKLLATELADKAMYQCLQFFGGYGFIEEFKIARMFRDSRVGTIGGGTSEIMREIIAKMVIDDQRYDEAADQHGTALASGADLTETTEVVKERAGQAPAIGSRIKFSFAEGAILLDGTGGENKVSNQDEDAQCTIGVDLQDFQALLDGSLSPMNAFMAGKFDVQGDMSLAMKLNQIFG from the coding sequence ATGGATTCCTACTACTTTTCAGAGGAACATCAGATGTTCCGTACCTCGCTCAGAGCCTTTCTGGATCGCGAAGTCAAGCCCTTTATCGACGAATGGGAGGAGCAACAGCAAATCCCCAAGGACCTCTGGCCCAAATTTGCCGAAATGGGCTATCTGGGGCTCAACTATCCCGAGAAATACGGGGGGTTGGATTTGGATTTCTTTTTCTCCGTCATATTCGTGGAGGAAATCTCGCGTTGCTTTTCGGGAGGATTTGCCGTCAACCTGATGGTCCAGCAGTACATGGCCTCTCCCTATATCTTCCATCATGGGAGCGAGGCACTCAAGCAGAAATACCTCACCCGGGCGATTGCCGGACAGGCAGTCAGTTCCATCGCCATTTCCGAACCCGGAGCGGGGAGTGATGTGGCCAATATCCAGACACGTGCGATTCGACAGGGGGACCATTATGTGGTGAATGGTTCCAAAACCTTCATCACCAACGGGGTCTATGGAGATTTCCTCGTGACGGTCGTCAAAACAGATCCCGATGCAGGAGTCGCAGGCATCAGCCTTCTCGTGATCGACCGGGAGGCCGAAGGAGTCAGTGCGACCAAACTGAAGAAACTGGGATGGCATGCTTCCGATACGGCAGAGTTGGCCTTTGACAACGTGAGGGTGCCGGTTGAAAATCTGCTGGGAGAAGCGGGAAAAGGATTTTACTACCTCATGGGAGGATTGCAGCTCGAACGGTTAATCGGAGCCATTGCGGGGGTTGCGGGCGCTCAGCATGCACTCGAATACGCCCTCCAATACATGTCGGAGCGGCACGCATTCGGACGGCCCATCAACAAATTTCAAGTACTTAGGCATCGGGTGGCGGACCTCTCCACGGAGATCGAATCCGCCAAGGCATTTGTGTACCAATGTAGCCGCATGCACAACGATGGACACTATGCCGTCAAGGAGTGTTCTATGGCTAAACTGCTGGCTACCGAGTTGGCGGACAAGGCCATGTACCAATGCCTACAATTCTTTGGCGGCTATGGCTTCATCGAAGAATTCAAGATCGCTCGGATGTTCCGCGATAGCCGTGTAGGAACGATCGGCGGGGGAACCTCCGAGATCATGCGGGAGATCATCGCCAAGATGGTCATCGATGATCAACGATACGACGAGGCAGCAGACCAACACGGAACGGCCTTGGCCTCTGGGGCCGATTTGACGGAGACTACCGAGGTGGTCAAGGAACGGGCAGGTCAGGCTCCAGCCATCGGTTCACGGATCAAATTCTCGTTTGCGGAAGGGGCGATCTTGCTGGATGGAACAGGCGGGGAAAACAAGGTCAGCAATCAGGATGAGGATGCGCAATGCACCATCGGAGTGGATTTGCAGGATTTTCAGGCATTGTTGGATGGATCTTTGAGTCCCATGAATGCCTTCATGGCCGGCAAATTCGATGTGCAGGGGGACATGAGTCTCGCGATGAAATTGAATCAGATTTTTGGATAG